TTTTGCCGGTTGACTTCTCCCTTCACTTGCTCTTCTCGCCCAAACTTTATGAAAAAAATCTGGTGCTGTAATTAGTCCTGAGTCCTGTTGGCACCTCCCTGCTGGTGCGTTTTTTCGCTCTTACAAACATGGTTATTGGTTTGATTATGCCAATGTCAAGGAGGAATCAATCATGACTGGCAAACGCGCGGACAGCAATCTCTGGGCTGGGCGACTCAGTAGGCGACAGTTTCTTGCCTGGGTCGGCACAACGGCTGGAGCACTTACTCTTGCAGCCTGTACTGCTCCGGCCAGTCAGCAGCCGGCCGAAGGGAGCGCACCGACGACCGAGAAACGGCAGCTTATCTTCTGGGGGCATGACCAGCACCCCATTGATCTAGCAGCCGAAGGTTTCGTGGAAGTTTACCCTGATATTGAATGGGTTTCTCCCCATCCGGCCGACCGTGTAGAAAAGATCAAGGCTGCCATGGCTGCCGATAGTGGCTGTCCTGACCTCTTCTGGGCGGAAGCCACCGATGCCCAGGATTGGGGCTGCAACGATCTGCTGGTAGATTTGACCTCGGAGCTGGAAGGCCATTTTGATGAGTACCATCCCCTTAAACTGAATGAAACCTTCATTGCCAAGACCGGCCGTTATGTGGGCTGGCCTGGTGATATCAGTGTAAGCGGCTGGTATTACCGGCAGGATAAGTTGGAGGAGGCTGGTTTCGGTGATATTGATGTCAACGCCTTGACCTGGACAGATTTTGTCGAGATGGCCAGCGCCTTGCGGGAACAAGGGATGTACTCTTTCGTGTTCCCGGCTGATGGCTGGAGTGCGTTGTTTATGTATGCATTGCATCAGCTCGGCGGTACGGCTGTGAGCAAGGATGGCCAGACTATCACAGTGGGCGATGAGAAGGGCATCCGGGCCATGCAGATCGTTAAACAGTTATGGGATTCGGGAGGCGGTCTGGATGTGGCTTGGTGGAGCCCGCCTTATTGGGCTGCTCTTAAAGATGGTGAGCTGATCGGCGACTTTGCAGCTGCTTGGGCCCGGGGTTTTTGGGAAGCTCAGTTGGCGGCCGAGTCTGGTGAGTCAGAAACTGCTGGTCAGTGGCGTATTGCAAAGTTCCCCGGGGGAGAGGGTATCAAATACCGGACAGGTGTATGGGGCGGCGCCCAGCTAGTGTCGCCTAAATGTGGAGAGCACACGGAAGAAGCTATTCTGTTTATGAAGTATGCTTTAGGGAGCGTGGATGGTGCATCCCGTTGTGGCCAGTGGGGCATCATTCCGGCCTACCGTCCCTATCTGGAATCTGAAGAGTTTTTGAGCATGCGTTCCCCCATTTTCGGTGATTGGGCGTTCAACGAATTTTGGGCCAGCCAGGAAAAAGAGCTCTCCACCGAATTTTACCGTCCCGCCGGATGGGGTGCAGTCAACACTGTAGTTCAGCGAGAAATGGTTCCTATCCTGACTGGAGAATATTCAATTGAAGAAGGCATGGCTCGCATTGTCGAGTTAGCAACGCCGGACTTTGAACGGACGCGATGTGTGTAACAAGGGTCTAACGGCGACGAGCGGTCAATGAAGAGCAGGCATCCTCAGATGGAATGTGATTTCGTGTTTAGCATAACTTCTGAGGATGCCTGCATCCGGGCCTGATTCCGCCGGCAAATATAAAGTGTCTGTACTGCGGAGTAGATTAAATGGGTATTACGACTGCACAGGCCAGAGCAGCCCCCAAACCTCACCGGACATTTTGGCAAGAAGTTCGCCGCCATTGGGTAGATTATCTTTTTATTGCTCCATTTTTTATAACATTTGCAGTATTCCGTCTCTATCCACTAGGATGGGCGTTTCAGCTTTCTTTTAGTCGTTGGCGCGGATTTGGGCCCATGACCTATGTGGGATTGGAGAATTATCGTGCTATTCTCAAAGATCCCTATATCCTTCAATCATTGGTTAACACACTCCAATTTGCCTACATTCTTCTGCCAACAGGTATTTTTATTGCCATTGTGCTGGCCGTCCTCTTAAACATCAAAAACTTGAAGGGGCGGGGTCTTTTT
This sequence is a window from Litorilinea aerophila. Protein-coding genes within it:
- a CDS encoding ABC transporter substrate-binding protein; translation: MTGKRADSNLWAGRLSRRQFLAWVGTTAGALTLAACTAPASQQPAEGSAPTTEKRQLIFWGHDQHPIDLAAEGFVEVYPDIEWVSPHPADRVEKIKAAMAADSGCPDLFWAEATDAQDWGCNDLLVDLTSELEGHFDEYHPLKLNETFIAKTGRYVGWPGDISVSGWYYRQDKLEEAGFGDIDVNALTWTDFVEMASALREQGMYSFVFPADGWSALFMYALHQLGGTAVSKDGQTITVGDEKGIRAMQIVKQLWDSGGGLDVAWWSPPYWAALKDGELIGDFAAAWARGFWEAQLAAESGESETAGQWRIAKFPGGEGIKYRTGVWGGAQLVSPKCGEHTEEAILFMKYALGSVDGASRCGQWGIIPAYRPYLESEEFLSMRSPIFGDWAFNEFWASQEKELSTEFYRPAGWGAVNTVVQREMVPILTGEYSIEEGMARIVELATPDFERTRCV